One genomic window of Polyangiaceae bacterium includes the following:
- a CDS encoding DNRLRE domain-containing protein, translating into MNPRNLTNLASLIPWTAATALGAAALLPGGCNDASQVHDGHVDSIGANIEAEPEPDPDDIGDDTQPAPPVNPVCQNGGPRQGWGPNTCTDPAAPCDDGDIKSEVDPKIDAYSVELRPFLLEGAFAIGECNPKKPPKGTIPPLNLRKLAGGAAPVSNTNLTAFDFGGTDFDAVHGNTRVNPQEGTYSVLLQRFVHTPGGMQYLNYRFQDVTWEYQASSRGRKSTTLTAPLATNPANPFAAPQEGDMTLDLVRTDFVSVRFQVTIHTPNVGVSALRFRARALDGSVEGEFVSDENVDGAIVQGDIAPNPASVGGFVSTWKNGRVTVTGEVLLLPGKTYRFEDAAVELADSTGAPLSVVTVPSTDLQVKQKCDTYTAQTTLVPPKGRLSGSVFFRRDPSEPSNSGPRVRKYSVPYTGATNENVYNHERAGVDIHGKERLLYTSNDEPVKYDHRAIREGRWGLSVCNPGPRAWLEWPSGARGWFRWPAPGIKTIHPVDKADDASSGLDRDAFTFVDAHDPLISSPELPYAMRQEIIALDTQMAYVTGTIRLDGCIGETSIHAGNAHVSGVAEDDGLPAQFTDERGYERNARTGTTGGAARGIFSSPGNYEIAASQGPWREGGYHVNLRRGTSPDDSNHYHGTLGARVRNPATYHLTPGYGNAVQGPTRVFTTGEIKALVRVLNEDGSLRPFTNPSAYVGSSRYPYGYALQGQGEGVYYASSKGSPESKIEHPIRLIGVAESKGNVRIRAYVPTNADGSGGGLWMSHMLRNVSFTADSCKFEDKCGPDSDLDGIGDFCDNCVDVSNKSQKDSDQDNVGDACEDVCVTIQRGIEGDVFDTFLSSNALTSNFGGAQELLVGRLSQVGLTWSLLDFDLGVIPPNAPVKSAKLTLFGLGAGAKASEIVVNLVGSQWSENTVTASSFPNVLDTDIAEPFPGGVGPVSVPLETAIVEAWVNHTGDSHGILLSQGAASFTKFASSENNEKAIRPRLDVCYVNRAPEQ; encoded by the coding sequence ATGAACCCTCGCAACCTTACCAACCTCGCGTCATTGATTCCATGGACGGCTGCAACCGCCCTCGGGGCCGCAGCACTCTTGCCAGGCGGATGCAACGACGCATCGCAGGTCCACGACGGGCACGTCGATTCCATCGGCGCGAACATCGAGGCCGAACCCGAACCCGACCCTGACGACATCGGGGACGACACACAGCCGGCACCTCCCGTCAATCCCGTATGCCAAAACGGCGGGCCACGGCAAGGCTGGGGACCCAATACATGCACTGATCCCGCTGCGCCCTGCGATGACGGCGACATCAAGTCCGAGGTGGATCCCAAAATCGATGCCTATTCCGTCGAGCTGCGCCCGTTTCTGCTCGAAGGCGCCTTCGCAATCGGAGAATGCAATCCAAAAAAACCCCCCAAGGGCACCATTCCACCGCTCAACCTGCGAAAACTCGCCGGCGGAGCTGCTCCCGTGTCGAATACCAACCTCACAGCCTTCGATTTCGGCGGAACCGACTTCGATGCCGTTCACGGCAATACTCGCGTCAATCCGCAAGAAGGCACCTATTCCGTGCTCCTGCAGCGATTCGTCCATACACCCGGCGGAATGCAATATTTGAATTATCGTTTCCAGGACGTGACGTGGGAATACCAAGCATCGAGCCGCGGGCGGAAAAGCACGACGCTCACCGCTCCTCTTGCGACCAATCCGGCAAACCCATTTGCTGCTCCGCAAGAAGGAGACATGACGCTCGACCTCGTGCGCACCGACTTCGTGAGCGTGCGTTTTCAAGTCACGATCCATACGCCAAATGTCGGCGTTTCGGCATTACGCTTCCGCGCACGGGCGCTCGATGGCTCGGTGGAGGGCGAATTCGTGTCGGATGAAAACGTCGACGGGGCCATCGTGCAAGGCGATATCGCGCCGAATCCCGCGAGCGTCGGAGGATTCGTGTCCACGTGGAAAAACGGCCGCGTGACGGTCACGGGCGAAGTATTGCTGCTGCCCGGAAAAACCTATCGCTTCGAGGACGCCGCCGTAGAATTGGCGGACTCCACGGGTGCTCCGCTCAGCGTGGTGACCGTTCCTTCCACCGATCTGCAAGTAAAACAGAAATGCGATACGTATACGGCCCAAACGACACTGGTTCCACCGAAAGGACGTTTGTCGGGGAGTGTATTTTTCCGGCGCGACCCGTCCGAGCCCTCGAATTCGGGACCAAGGGTGCGCAAATACAGCGTTCCCTATACCGGGGCAACCAATGAAAACGTGTACAATCACGAACGTGCTGGCGTGGACATCCACGGGAAGGAAAGGCTGCTTTACACGAGCAATGACGAGCCCGTGAAATACGACCATCGAGCGATCCGGGAGGGTCGCTGGGGACTGTCGGTATGCAATCCGGGGCCACGTGCATGGCTCGAATGGCCGTCCGGTGCTCGAGGATGGTTCCGCTGGCCAGCGCCGGGAATCAAAACGATTCACCCCGTCGACAAGGCAGACGATGCAAGCAGCGGACTCGATCGCGACGCGTTCACGTTCGTCGACGCGCACGATCCACTGATTTCGAGTCCCGAACTGCCTTATGCAATGCGACAAGAAATCATCGCGCTCGATACGCAGATGGCGTATGTCACCGGAACCATTCGCCTCGATGGTTGCATTGGCGAAACGTCGATTCACGCTGGGAATGCACACGTCTCCGGGGTCGCCGAAGACGACGGCCTTCCCGCGCAGTTCACCGATGAACGAGGCTACGAACGCAACGCGCGGACGGGCACCACGGGAGGCGCAGCGAGGGGCATATTTTCGAGCCCGGGGAATTATGAGATTGCCGCCTCGCAGGGCCCTTGGAGGGAGGGCGGCTATCATGTCAATCTTCGGCGCGGAACGAGCCCGGATGACTCGAATCATTACCATGGCACGCTCGGTGCACGCGTGCGCAATCCGGCGACCTACCACCTCACGCCCGGCTACGGCAATGCCGTGCAAGGGCCGACGCGAGTATTCACGACTGGCGAAATCAAGGCTCTGGTGCGCGTCCTCAATGAAGACGGTTCATTGCGGCCATTCACGAACCCTTCCGCGTACGTCGGCTCGTCGCGATATCCCTATGGCTACGCCTTGCAAGGGCAAGGCGAGGGCGTTTATTACGCCAGCTCGAAGGGATCGCCGGAATCGAAAATCGAGCATCCGATTCGTTTGATTGGCGTGGCCGAAAGCAAGGGCAATGTCCGGATCCGGGCCTATGTGCCCACGAATGCCGACGGCAGCGGCGGCGGGCTTTGGATGAGTCACATGTTGCGGAATGTGTCTTTCACGGCTGATTCCTGCAAATTCGAGGACAAGTGTGGTCCGGACAGTGATCTCGATGGGATTGGCGACTTTTGCGACAATTGTGTCGACGTGTCCAACAAATCCCAAAAAGACTCGGATCAGGACAACGTGGGTGATGCTTGTGAAGACGTCTGCGTCACCATTCAGCGTGGAATCGAGGGTGACGTATTCGACACATTCTTATCGAGCAATGCGTTGACGAGCAACTTCGGCGGCGCGCAGGAGCTTCTGGTGGGCCGGTTGTCGCAAGTTGGTTTGACCTGGTCGCTGCTCGATTTCGACCTCGGCGTCATTCCTCCCAATGCACCCGTGAAATCGGCCAAGTTGACGCTCTTCGGGCTTGGTGCCGGCGCGAAGGCGAGCGAGATTGTGGTGAACCTTGTGGGGAGCCAGTGGAGCGAAAACACGGTAACGGCAAGCTCGTTCCCGAACGTGCTGGATACGGACATCGCGGAGCCATTTCCGGGTGGAGTCGGTCCGGTGAGCGTGCCGCTCGAAACGGCGATCGTGGAGGCGTGGGTGAATCACACGGGAGATTCCCATGGGATTTTGCTATCGCAAGGAGCCGCGTCGTTTACGAAATTCGCGAGCAGTGAAAACAACGAAAAGGCGATCCGGCCACGACTGGATGTTTGTTATGTGAATCGAGCCCCGGAGCAGTAG
- a CDS encoding exo-alpha-sialidase has product MNESRIHAIVRRDDNSVFFASTTPPEKARDTNTEVQGRLLATGKKPYVGLGAPTVSPGGTRFVMLASVQPTNNAGQYTAASTQYTNQMLFHFAEGAPIQTLAEVDAVRLPLFHTSGGALYELVVRATQLQVDKWSDATKSFTPLVGGAPVQYPPQASALVGTSLFALERQTNRLALWRAPDIAAPVFTDLLASKNVTAIDDQIGLAGSATDVVVLALQFTGDVHILRFAQDGTQLDDVKATLPMGAGWETYPKKLARHGDDLLLMQRSGNDLIRILKWSPGATSFTVVSVIDDPWLSFTSLVPLPDGRLVFALQRNSGPDRWQAAIRVSSDGGVTWDAPVPVRPRGGYGQHVWGLSVDPTSNGKDLLLLMGDNASMRGFSQNDIQLQTSEHLMPTPDKVLVRVTVP; this is encoded by the coding sequence GTGAATGAAAGCCGCATTCACGCCATCGTGCGACGCGACGACAACTCGGTGTTCTTCGCCAGCACGACCCCGCCCGAAAAGGCTCGGGACACGAATACCGAGGTTCAGGGGCGATTGTTGGCGACAGGCAAAAAGCCTTATGTCGGGCTGGGCGCGCCGACCGTTTCGCCCGGGGGCACCCGCTTCGTCATGCTCGCCTCGGTGCAACCCACGAACAACGCGGGGCAATACACGGCCGCAAGCACCCAGTACACGAACCAAATGCTTTTCCACTTTGCCGAAGGCGCTCCGATTCAAACGCTCGCCGAAGTGGACGCGGTTCGTTTGCCCCTCTTTCACACGTCGGGCGGCGCGCTGTACGAGCTCGTCGTGCGCGCCACGCAACTTCAGGTCGACAAGTGGTCCGACGCGACGAAGTCGTTCACACCGCTGGTCGGCGGTGCTCCGGTGCAATATCCGCCGCAAGCCTCGGCGCTCGTGGGCACTTCGCTCTTTGCATTGGAGCGCCAAACCAATCGGCTCGCATTGTGGCGTGCGCCCGACATTGCCGCGCCCGTGTTCACCGATCTTCTCGCATCGAAAAACGTCACGGCGATAGATGATCAAATAGGTCTTGCGGGCAGCGCGACCGACGTGGTCGTGCTCGCGCTGCAATTCACCGGCGACGTGCACATACTTCGCTTTGCTCAAGACGGCACGCAGCTCGACGACGTCAAAGCCACCCTGCCGATGGGCGCCGGTTGGGAGACTTATCCCAAAAAACTCGCGCGTCACGGCGACGATTTGCTCCTCATGCAACGCAGCGGCAACGACCTCATCCGAATATTGAAATGGTCACCGGGCGCCACTTCCTTTACGGTCGTATCGGTGATTGACGACCCGTGGCTCAGCTTCACGTCGCTCGTGCCTCTTCCCGACGGGCGCTTGGTATTCGCGTTGCAGCGCAATAGCGGCCCCGATCGATGGCAGGCGGCGATTCGCGTGTCTTCGGACGGTGGCGTGACCTGGGATGCCCCCGTGCCGGTGCGACCTCGAGGCGGTTATGGGCAGCATGTATGGGGATTGAGCGTCGACCCGACGTCGAATGGCAAAGATCTGCTCTTGCTGATGGGCGACAATGCGTCCATGCGTGGGTTTTCGCAGAATGACATACAATTGCAGACCTCCGAGCACCTGATGCCCACACCGGATAAAGTGCTGGTGCGGGTTACGGTGCCCTGA
- a CDS encoding beta-lactamase family protein produces MAGNAFMAPAGWSMVVKGSATILEAPEPGSRIVIVDVKAADADAAVKLAWEAYGNDKKWPLKSAVDAPDRDGWTRIRYYDYRTSPNEKRGVGVGARFANDTWTVTIYDMDDAVGEKRGAQVGLIFSRLLPKGRTRESFAGKTAKQLDQARIAELAKFVETAQQKLGVPGVSIGIIQAGKVVFSGGFGVREIGKKGAVDGDTKYLIASNTKALTTLMLGKLVDDKKFTWETKATSLLPTFKLGDADTTDRVLVKHLICACTGLPRQDYEWIFQFAGETPDTALKTLGTMQPTTKFGELFQYSNPLAAAAGYVGGHVAFPKLETGKSYDEAMRTLVFEPLGMKNTTLDFKRAQTGNFASPHAKDIDGKTARAVINVNDAVIPVRPAGGAWSTVNDVLKYVQMELAEGKLPNGKEYISKDVLLARRAPQVALNADASYGMGLMVDKTWGVTVVHHGGDMMGFHSDMMWLPEHGVGAVVLTNGDQGQVIRNQFQRKLLEVLFDGTPRADANVAAQGKNFLEYIAAERKLLTVPADGAESAKLAPHYKNAALGDLEVIRKGAATIFDFGEWQGEVASRKNPDGTVSFIPTTPGVVYWFEFVVGSGSKRTLVARDGQHEYVFQEQ; encoded by the coding sequence ATGGCGGGCAATGCGTTCATGGCGCCGGCGGGTTGGAGCATGGTCGTCAAGGGCTCGGCAACCATTCTGGAGGCACCGGAACCAGGCTCGCGCATCGTCATCGTCGACGTCAAAGCTGCTGATGCAGATGCAGCCGTCAAGCTCGCGTGGGAAGCTTATGGAAACGACAAGAAATGGCCCTTGAAGTCGGCGGTCGATGCGCCCGATCGCGACGGGTGGACGCGTATTCGTTATTATGACTATCGAACATCACCCAATGAGAAACGCGGTGTGGGCGTCGGCGCGCGTTTTGCGAACGATACATGGACCGTAACGATTTACGACATGGACGACGCCGTCGGGGAAAAACGCGGGGCCCAAGTGGGTCTCATTTTCAGCCGCCTCTTGCCCAAAGGACGCACACGTGAATCGTTTGCCGGAAAAACCGCCAAGCAGCTCGACCAGGCACGCATTGCAGAGCTTGCAAAATTCGTCGAGACCGCGCAGCAAAAACTCGGCGTACCCGGCGTCTCCATTGGGATCATTCAAGCCGGCAAAGTGGTATTTTCCGGGGGATTCGGGGTCCGGGAAATCGGCAAAAAAGGAGCCGTCGACGGCGACACCAAATACCTGATCGCTTCGAATACCAAGGCGTTGACGACGCTCATGCTCGGCAAACTCGTCGACGACAAGAAATTCACGTGGGAAACCAAAGCCACGAGCCTCCTGCCGACGTTCAAGCTCGGCGATGCCGATACGACCGATCGCGTCCTGGTAAAACACCTGATTTGTGCCTGCACGGGCCTCCCTCGCCAGGATTACGAATGGATCTTCCAATTCGCCGGCGAAACGCCGGACACGGCATTGAAAACATTGGGGACCATGCAACCCACGACCAAATTCGGAGAACTCTTTCAGTATTCGAATCCGCTCGCCGCGGCTGCCGGGTACGTGGGCGGACACGTCGCCTTCCCGAAGCTCGAAACGGGCAAATCGTACGACGAGGCCATGCGCACGCTCGTCTTCGAGCCGCTCGGGATGAAAAACACGACATTGGACTTCAAGCGTGCTCAAACGGGGAACTTCGCGTCCCCGCATGCGAAAGACATCGACGGGAAAACCGCGCGTGCCGTCATCAACGTGAATGATGCCGTCATCCCCGTACGACCCGCAGGAGGCGCTTGGAGCACGGTGAACGATGTCCTGAAGTACGTCCAAATGGAACTTGCCGAGGGCAAACTTCCCAACGGAAAAGAATACATTTCGAAAGACGTCCTTCTTGCGCGCCGCGCCCCGCAAGTCGCGCTCAATGCCGACGCTAGCTATGGCATGGGCCTCATGGTCGACAAGACATGGGGCGTGACCGTGGTGCACCATGGGGGCGACATGATGGGTTTTCATAGCGATATGATGTGGCTCCCCGAGCATGGAGTCGGCGCCGTCGTGCTCACGAATGGCGATCAAGGGCAGGTCATTCGCAACCAATTCCAGCGCAAGCTGCTCGAAGTCCTTTTTGACGGCACGCCACGAGCGGACGCGAACGTGGCCGCGCAAGGCAAGAATTTCCTCGAATACATAGCAGCCGAGCGCAAATTGCTCACCGTCCCCGCCGACGGTGCCGAATCGGCCAAGCTCGCGCCGCATTACAAAAACGCAGCCCTCGGCGACCTCGAGGTCATCAGAAAAGGCGCCGCCACCATCTTCGATTTTGGCGAGTGGCAAGGTGAAGTCGCGTCCCGCAAAAATCCCGATGGCACGGTGTCGTTCATTCCCACGACCCCCGGTGTTGTCTACTGGTTTGAATTCGTCGTCGGAAGCGGCTCGAAACGAACCCTCGTCGCGCGCGATGGACAACACGAATACGTGTTTCAAGAGCAGTGA
- a CDS encoding VOC family protein: MAIELNHTIIHAFDKHKAANFMSEILGLPPPEPLWHFLVVRTANGVSLDFIETSEKFTPQHYAFLVSDDEFDQIFGRIKARGLTYWADPRQKMPGQINTKFGGRGVYFEDPSGNYLEVITRPYVA, translated from the coding sequence ATGGCCATCGAACTCAATCACACGATCATCCATGCCTTCGACAAGCACAAGGCGGCGAACTTCATGAGCGAAATCCTGGGTTTGCCGCCGCCCGAGCCGCTTTGGCATTTCCTCGTCGTTCGCACGGCCAACGGCGTGAGTCTCGACTTCATCGAGACCAGCGAGAAGTTTACGCCTCAGCACTATGCGTTCCTCGTCAGCGACGACGAGTTCGACCAGATCTTCGGCAGGATCAAGGCGCGCGGCCTGACCTACTGGGCCGACCCGAGGCAAAAGATGCCCGGACAGATCAACACGAAATTCGGCGGGCGCGGGGTGTACTTCGAGGATCCCTCGGGCAACTACCTCGAGGTCATCACGCGACCCTATGTCGCCTGA
- a CDS encoding metallophosphoesterase, with product MNLEGFVVSDLHLGDGQKPLEDFRDDEKLASFVESIAKPGKTLFINGDFIDFAQIPPFEVAEPSYLLWDEEASVKKLQLALAAHSQSFDALRRFLEAGADLRIHIGNHDLDLAWPRVQTLLRQRLGAEQNERLQFEIRGSLYHGVHIEHGHAFTPENAPRELEKFIHEWPNGSGKQWLERVWGTDFMLRFYNDLERRYPFADSVKPMATVLWHGVRKKWIGGAEVVHLLKFLKARGLPIGAIAGAVLGEESTPTPPMVAAGFAEPAWQKVILERMSQDPQFRDEIKNSLDALPREDKAVLAQGGRVEVGVQTKPEGAVLGIFREDRELRAAREHLAKPGVTHVVYGHTHAIVNGALDGALYNPGTWLPELDLNSPAVKEKISANGLSLEMLEDQSLYRVKRTVVHIEPQTPNASRVSLVEV from the coding sequence GTGAATTTGGAAGGTTTTGTGGTCAGCGACCTGCATCTCGGTGACGGTCAAAAACCGCTCGAGGATTTCCGCGATGACGAAAAGCTCGCAAGCTTCGTCGAATCCATCGCGAAACCAGGTAAAACGCTCTTCATCAATGGGGATTTCATCGATTTCGCACAGATCCCACCATTCGAAGTGGCCGAGCCGAGTTACCTGCTCTGGGACGAAGAAGCGTCGGTGAAAAAGCTCCAACTCGCGCTCGCTGCGCATTCGCAGTCATTCGATGCGTTGCGGCGTTTCCTCGAGGCTGGGGCGGATTTGCGCATTCACATCGGCAACCACGACCTCGATCTTGCATGGCCCAGGGTGCAAACGCTCCTTCGGCAGCGATTGGGGGCCGAGCAAAACGAGCGATTGCAATTCGAAATTCGCGGCAGCCTGTATCATGGCGTTCACATCGAGCATGGTCATGCTTTCACGCCGGAGAATGCTCCGCGCGAATTGGAGAAGTTCATTCACGAATGGCCGAACGGAAGTGGCAAGCAATGGCTCGAACGCGTGTGGGGCACGGACTTCATGCTCCGGTTCTACAATGACCTCGAGCGCCGGTATCCGTTCGCCGATTCGGTAAAACCCATGGCCACCGTGCTTTGGCATGGTGTGCGAAAAAAGTGGATTGGTGGAGCCGAAGTCGTGCATTTGCTCAAGTTTCTGAAAGCGCGTGGATTGCCGATTGGTGCCATTGCGGGCGCGGTGCTCGGGGAAGAAAGCACGCCGACGCCACCGATGGTTGCTGCAGGATTCGCCGAGCCTGCGTGGCAGAAGGTCATTCTCGAACGAATGTCTCAGGATCCGCAGTTTCGCGACGAAATCAAAAACAGTCTCGATGCGCTTCCTCGTGAAGACAAGGCGGTGCTCGCGCAGGGCGGACGCGTCGAGGTGGGTGTGCAGACGAAGCCCGAGGGTGCGGTGCTCGGGATTTTTCGTGAAGATCGCGAATTGCGAGCGGCGCGCGAGCACCTTGCGAAGCCAGGCGTGACGCACGTCGTTTACGGTCATACCCACGCCATCGTCAATGGAGCGCTCGATGGAGCCCTGTACAATCCGGGAACGTGGCTACCCGAGCTCGATTTGAATTCTCCTGCGGTGAAGGAAAAAATCAGCGCCAATGGGCTATCGCTGGAGATGCTCGAAGATCAGTCACTTTATCGGGTGAAACGAACGGTCGTGCATATCGAGCCGCAAACGCCGAATGCATCGCGCGTGTCGCTCGTCGAGGTATGA
- a CDS encoding cytochrome P450 → MTPSRELRFDPMDPSFVKDPYPLFARFRKEAPVLHWELGGGPIFFRYRDCLAIMKDPRLGNDPTLGAGLHADMKTSFPEFAAQIEHSLFYAEGASHARLRKLVNPVFGPRAVEVHRSKVKAIIDALLDKLPSEGEINVSADFNRLYPVQVIASVLNIPQHYQDDFIAYSDALIATALPGLPPELFASYMPAFSRGCAIVRECVAERRAAPLENDLLSQLVTACDDGERLSDAELVALVGALLAGGTDTTVHGTNNTILALLRNPDQLALVRENPALLRNAFEETLRYDGIQRVPLVRYAKESFTFEGIHLERGKPVFFSLLSALRDPEYLADADVYDIRRQVPGTTVWFGHGAHFCLGASLARMEAEIALRGFFERYAKVELAGEPVYGSQPILRNIDTLPLRVSASA, encoded by the coding sequence ATGACACCTTCTCGAGAATTACGCTTCGATCCCATGGATCCTTCGTTCGTGAAGGATCCGTACCCACTGTTTGCCCGCTTTCGCAAGGAGGCTCCCGTGCTTCACTGGGAGCTGGGTGGTGGGCCCATATTTTTCCGCTATCGCGATTGCCTCGCGATCATGAAGGATCCCAGGCTCGGAAACGATCCTACGCTGGGTGCTGGCCTTCACGCCGACATGAAAACGTCGTTTCCCGAATTCGCGGCGCAGATTGAACATAGTCTGTTTTACGCCGAGGGGGCATCGCATGCGCGCCTTCGCAAGCTCGTGAACCCCGTCTTCGGCCCGCGTGCGGTCGAGGTGCATCGATCCAAGGTGAAGGCGATCATCGACGCGCTGCTGGACAAACTCCCGAGCGAGGGCGAAATCAATGTTTCTGCGGACTTCAATCGACTCTACCCCGTGCAAGTGATTGCGAGCGTTCTGAACATTCCTCAGCATTATCAGGACGATTTCATCGCTTATTCGGACGCCCTCATCGCCACGGCCCTGCCGGGGCTGCCGCCCGAGCTGTTTGCGTCATACATGCCGGCCTTCTCGCGGGGCTGCGCGATCGTGCGCGAATGCGTCGCCGAGCGCCGCGCCGCGCCATTGGAAAACGACCTCTTGAGCCAGCTCGTCACGGCTTGTGACGACGGTGAACGGCTCAGCGACGCCGAGCTCGTCGCGCTCGTTGGCGCCCTTTTGGCGGGCGGCACGGACACCACGGTGCACGGGACGAACAACACGATTCTCGCGCTCCTGCGCAACCCGGACCAGCTTGCGCTCGTGCGTGAAAACCCCGCTCTTCTCCGCAATGCATTCGAAGAGACGCTGCGCTACGATGGCATTCAGCGCGTGCCGCTCGTTCGTTATGCCAAAGAGTCTTTCACCTTCGAGGGCATTCACCTCGAACGCGGCAAACCGGTCTTTTTCTCGCTGTTGTCTGCGCTTCGCGACCCCGAGTACCTTGCGGATGCCGACGTATACGACATCCGTCGCCAGGTTCCGGGAACGACCGTCTGGTTCGGTCATGGCGCCCATTTCTGCCTCGGCGCATCGCTTGCCCGAATGGAGGCCGAAATTGCATTGCGGGGCTTCTTCGAGCGTTATGCCAAGGTGGAGCTCGCCGGCGAGCCGGTCTACGGATCACAGCCGATTCTTCGCAACATCGACACCCTGCCTCTCCGCGTCAGCGCCTCGGCTTGA